A genomic stretch from Bacteroidota bacterium includes:
- a CDS encoding sodium:solute symporter family protein — translation MGIQEWTWVTVGLTFSAYLYIGYRSRVASTRGFYVAGQGISALANGAATGADWMSAASFIGMAGLISFQGFDGSVYLMGWTGGYVLLALLLAPFLRKFGQYTVPDFVAERYYSQTARVVAAVAAIFVSFTYVAGQMGGVGVAFSRFLLVSNEVGVLIGMVIVAFFAGLGGMKGITYTQVAQYCVLIVAYTIPAIAIALSLFGNPIPQGAIGEALPILDQLQTDLGLDPYTSPFVNNDLLNVFCITLCLMVGTAGLPHVIVRFYTVKSVSAARWSAFWALLFIGTLYTTAPAIAVFAKTYILQQFTELGPQGFVELSWVQNWAQTGLIDTEAIAALPAADASTIRDFLNTTVINRDIIVLATPEIAGLSAFIVALVAAGGLAAALSTASGLLLVISSSLAHDIYGKLINPTATDKKRLAVGRAMILFAVVIAGILGIYPPGFVAEVVAFAFGLAAASFFPVILLGIFWKRATKQGAIAGMSVGLAFTFVMIVLMRADRVLGLDAPLLADFLGIKAQGIGVIGMVLNFALMIGVSLVTAPPPERVQRLVEQIRYPRVMAEEELDTVTA, via the coding sequence ATGGGTATCCAAGAATGGACGTGGGTCACCGTCGGCCTGACGTTCTCCGCCTACCTCTACATCGGCTACCGCTCGCGCGTGGCCTCGACGCGCGGCTTCTACGTCGCCGGCCAGGGCATCTCGGCGCTCGCCAACGGTGCCGCCACCGGGGCCGACTGGATGAGCGCCGCCTCGTTCATCGGCATGGCCGGGCTGATCTCGTTCCAGGGCTTCGACGGCTCGGTCTACCTCATGGGGTGGACCGGCGGCTACGTCCTGCTGGCGCTCCTGCTGGCACCTTTCCTGCGGAAGTTCGGGCAGTACACCGTCCCCGACTTCGTCGCCGAGCGCTACTACTCGCAGACGGCGCGCGTCGTCGCGGCCGTCGCGGCCATCTTCGTCTCGTTCACGTATGTGGCTGGACAGATGGGCGGCGTCGGCGTGGCCTTCAGCCGGTTCCTCCTCGTCTCGAACGAGGTCGGCGTGCTGATCGGCATGGTGATCGTCGCCTTCTTCGCTGGGCTCGGCGGGATGAAGGGGATCACCTACACGCAGGTGGCGCAGTACTGCGTCCTCATCGTCGCTTATACGATCCCCGCGATTGCGATTGCGCTCTCGCTCTTCGGCAACCCGATCCCGCAGGGGGCCATCGGCGAGGCGCTCCCGATCCTCGACCAGCTCCAGACCGACCTCGGCCTCGACCCCTACACGAGTCCGTTCGTCAACAACGACCTCCTGAACGTCTTCTGCATCACGCTCTGCCTGATGGTGGGGACGGCCGGGCTGCCGCATGTGATCGTGCGCTTCTACACGGTCAAGAGCGTCTCGGCGGCGCGGTGGTCCGCCTTCTGGGCGCTGCTCTTCATCGGCACGCTCTACACGACGGCCCCGGCGATCGCGGTCTTCGCCAAGACCTACATCCTCCAGCAGTTCACCGAACTCGGTCCGCAGGGCTTCGTCGAGCTTTCGTGGGTGCAGAACTGGGCGCAGACCGGGCTGATCGACACCGAGGCGATTGCGGCGCTGCCCGCCGCCGACGCGTCGACGATCCGCGACTTCCTCAACACGACCGTCATCAACCGCGACATCATTGTCCTCGCGACGCCGGAGATCGCGGGGCTCTCGGCCTTCATCGTGGCGCTCGTCGCCGCGGGCGGGCTGGCTGCGGCGCTCTCGACGGCCTCGGGCCTGCTGCTCGTGATCTCGTCGAGCCTCGCGCACGACATCTACGGCAAGCTCATCAACCCGACGGCGACCGATAAGAAGCGGCTGGCCGTGGGCCGGGCGATGATTCTGTTCGCGGTCGTGATCGCAGGCATCCTCGGGATCTACCCGCCGGGGTTCGTGGCCGAGGTCGTGGCGTTCGCCTTCGGGCTGGCCGCGGCGAGCTTCTTCCCGGTGATCCTGCTGGGCATCTTCTGGAAGCGCGCCACCAAGCAGGGCGCGATTGCCGGCATGTCCGTCGGCCTCGCGTTCACGTTCGTCATGATCGTGCTGATGCGGGCCGACCGCGTGCTCGGCCTGGACGCGCCGCTGCTGGCCGACTTCCTCGGCATCAAGGCCCAGGGCATCGGCGTGATCGGGATGGTGCTCAACTTCGCGCTGATGATCGGCGTCTCCCTCGTGACGGCTCCGCCGCCGGAGCGCGTCCAGCGGCTCGTCGAGCAGATCCGCTACCCGCGCGTGATGGCCGAGGAGGAGCTCGACACCGTCACCGCGTAG
- a CDS encoding serine hydrolase has product MTDSAPPRGCSRHLLIIAVLFGVALVIVVARSPDGVRNLLANQQAMREGSEEARQIDSPDALLSWIAAHPERASLVVLDADGTERLRLAGEAERPVAGLPALWVAAAWAEQSASGRLDPSAVAPEALAVRRLPGTGGGDADTLALSPEALVRRTLAGDRAAESALVDRLGDQAVAERARRYGVAAPVPFEGMLLAWQDGDTTAAEAPALARRLARDEAFREAAVQRFYDEGFRLTLAEQRAAAGASLPRGSALSYARLLTDALSGTLSSPDASARFLDVLAVPDSLGGDALRFGAKGGGFPGHLAFAAWVQTAEHPAGRSAVLILDDLPLGLFYHLSQTGLDSGLIFRLLTDEAFLDQRRGTGLRRD; this is encoded by the coding sequence ATGACCGACTCGGCCCCGCCCCGCGGCTGCTCGCGCCACCTGCTGATCATCGCGGTCCTGTTCGGGGTCGCGCTCGTAATCGTCGTCGCACGCAGCCCGGACGGCGTGCGGAACCTCCTCGCCAACCAGCAGGCGATGCGCGAGGGGAGCGAGGAGGCGCGGCAGATCGACTCGCCGGATGCGCTCCTCAGCTGGATCGCGGCCCACCCCGAGCGGGCCTCGCTCGTCGTCCTCGACGCCGACGGCACCGAACGGCTCCGTCTGGCGGGTGAGGCGGAGCGGCCCGTCGCCGGCTTGCCCGCGCTGTGGGTCGCCGCAGCGTGGGCCGAGCAGTCGGCGAGCGGGCGGCTGGACCCGTCGGCCGTGGCGCCCGAGGCGCTTGCGGTGCGCCGCCTGCCTGGCACCGGCGGCGGCGATGCCGACACCCTCGCGCTCAGCCCCGAGGCGCTCGTCCGCCGTACCCTGGCCGGCGACCGCGCCGCCGAGAGCGCCCTCGTCGACCGGCTCGGGGACCAGGCCGTCGCCGAGCGCGCGCGCCGCTACGGGGTCGCGGCCCCGGTCCCGTTCGAGGGGATGCTCCTCGCCTGGCAGGACGGCGACACGACGGCCGCCGAGGCCCCCGCTCTCGCCCGGCGTCTCGCCCGCGACGAGGCCTTCCGCGAGGCCGCCGTCCAGCGGTTCTACGACGAGGGCTTCCGCCTCACGCTCGCCGAGCAGCGCGCCGCCGCCGGGGCCTCGCTCCCGCGCGGGAGCGCCCTCAGCTACGCCCGCCTCCTCACCGACGCCCTCTCCGGCACGCTCAGCAGTCCCGACGCCTCGGCGCGCTTCCTCGACGTACTCGCCGTGCCGGACAGCCTCGGGGGCGATGCGCTCCGCTTCGGCGCGAAGGGCGGCGGCTTCCCAGGGCACCTCGCCTTCGCCGCCTGGGTGCAGACGGCCGAGCACCCGGCGGGCCGGTCCGCTGTCCTGATCCTGGACGACCTCCCGCTCGGGCTGTTCTACCACCTGTCCCAGACTGGGCTCGACAGCGGCCTCATCTTCCGCCTCCTCACCGACGAGGCGTTCCTCGACCAACGCCGTGGCACCGGGCTTCGTCGAGACTGA
- a CDS encoding SDR family oxidoreductase, whose amino-acid sequence MAPGFVETEMIGSVPSEVLDRFVGRTPVRRLGRPEDIAEAYLFLASEGAGLVTGAVLRVDGGLALQPDRSANGRSLEPSVPMFARAPPLKPLNSMLPLLPMNNLLRTLIAGYGAKKLGGGCFSTVLIFILLFWLLGQC is encoded by the coding sequence GTGGCACCGGGCTTCGTCGAGACTGAGATGATCGGCTCGGTGCCGAGCGAGGTGCTGGACCGCTTCGTCGGGCGGACGCCGGTGCGGCGGCTGGGCCGGCCGGAAGACATCGCCGAGGCGTACCTGTTCCTCGCCTCCGAGGGTGCGGGCCTCGTCACGGGTGCCGTGCTACGCGTGGACGGCGGCCTCGCGCTCCAGCCAGACCGTTCGGCAAACGGTCGTAGCTTGGAACCCTCCGTGCCCATGTTCGCACGGGCTCCTCCCCTCAAGCCCCTCAACTCTATGCTGCCGCTTCTTCCGATGAACAACCTCCTCCGCACGCTCATCGCCGGCTACGGCGCTAAAAAACTCGGCGGCGGGTGCTTCTCGACGGTCCTCATCTTCATCCTCCTCTTCTGGCTCCTCGGCCAGTGCTGA
- a CDS encoding caspase family protein, which produces MPKPFHALTVSDFAALLDDFPFTRQINTVHMHHTWRPNHAQDRGHASVEAMWRFHTQHLGWSDIAQHVTIDKHGTIWTGRSWNAVPASARGHNGNTVAGPFMFEMTGDFDVGRDAFEGPQREAVLEVIALVQRRFGLPPEALRFHNEMAAKTCPGTSIDKAEVVEAVRRLHEAMGAPGDAEPLTPIEPFGPETLAVHDILTDLVEIDPVAVSRSAEADAELPDEAMSREQIFFLFGGDGEAQRGGETARARLTPEMMTELRPHVVNLTEGRFSDSGRFQTTPSDVRALFGEHLPAALKRARGLGEPLHVVFYAHGGLVPEKAALETAYTHVQWWRQHPNVYPVYFVWETSLFETIGQALSTRGRSLGQRAVTDGFVEALVRYGMLAPWAWSRMKLSAALASADGGGARFVAHELASFTSRFHKAVGEGEIKLHGIGHSAGSIFHSYFLPAALDLGVPSFETLHFLAPALRVDAFKERLAARLGDGIDHLGLFTMTREAERDDHCAHVYRKSLLYLIHHALEREKRTPILGLEESLRADDDLADLFGLGGAPSDRAETVFSPTQTISGRSATTATTHGGFDNDAPTMQSVLRRILDAPAGEPVAAFPAEQSRGDAWARSEPPPPELQDVGSTLAPIPPRPPEPVPSAVPATPGVPTAGARRRALCVGIDAYSSQPLAGCVADARAWASALRDLRFEPMLLLNEAATREGMLASLEDLVRSGQPGDVLVFQYAGHGTYFRDETGDERDGRDEAFCPVDFDTGAVVLDDEVRELFAQVADGVNLTCFIDCCHSGSITRLALRAGHDDRPRTVAPTPAMRAFRDRLKAEQGRSRIAASAAAMRDVTFSACQPDEVAWERDGQGDFTRRGVHILSEHSLREGGGLTNQAFHDAVLERFGPSPRQTPYFDAAEAAKRRPLLAPLTASPERSALLATNGAASGGAASDPQAVVRGLHRAVQQFERALAALDR; this is translated from the coding sequence ATGCCCAAGCCGTTCCACGCCCTCACCGTCAGCGACTTCGCTGCCCTGCTCGACGATTTCCCGTTCACGCGGCAGATCAACACCGTCCACATGCACCACACATGGCGGCCCAACCACGCGCAGGACCGGGGCCACGCCTCGGTCGAAGCGATGTGGCGCTTTCACACCCAGCACCTCGGCTGGAGCGACATCGCGCAGCACGTCACGATCGACAAGCACGGCACGATCTGGACCGGGCGCAGTTGGAACGCCGTGCCCGCCTCCGCCCGGGGCCACAACGGCAACACCGTCGCCGGGCCGTTCATGTTCGAGATGACCGGCGACTTCGACGTGGGCCGGGACGCGTTCGAGGGCCCGCAGCGGGAGGCGGTGCTGGAGGTGATCGCGCTCGTCCAGCGGCGGTTCGGGCTGCCGCCCGAGGCGCTGCGGTTCCACAACGAGATGGCCGCCAAGACGTGCCCCGGCACGAGCATCGACAAGGCCGAGGTGGTCGAGGCCGTGCGGCGGCTGCACGAGGCGATGGGCGCGCCCGGCGATGCGGAGCCGCTCACGCCCATCGAGCCGTTCGGGCCAGAAACCCTCGCGGTGCACGACATCCTCACCGACCTCGTCGAGATCGACCCCGTGGCAGTGTCGCGGTCGGCGGAGGCCGACGCCGAACTGCCCGACGAGGCGATGTCGCGCGAGCAGATCTTCTTCCTCTTCGGCGGCGACGGCGAGGCGCAGCGCGGCGGCGAGACGGCCCGCGCCCGCCTCACGCCCGAGATGATGACCGAACTCCGTCCCCACGTCGTCAACCTCACCGAGGGGCGGTTCTCGGACAGCGGCCGGTTCCAGACCACGCCGTCGGACGTGCGCGCGCTCTTCGGCGAGCACCTGCCGGCGGCGCTCAAGCGGGCGCGCGGCCTCGGCGAGCCGCTCCACGTCGTCTTCTACGCCCACGGCGGCCTCGTCCCCGAAAAGGCCGCGCTGGAGACGGCCTACACGCACGTCCAGTGGTGGAGGCAGCACCCGAACGTCTACCCGGTCTACTTCGTCTGGGAGACGAGCCTGTTCGAGACGATTGGGCAGGCGCTCAGCACGCGGGGCCGGAGCCTCGGGCAGCGGGCCGTCACCGACGGGTTCGTCGAGGCCCTCGTGCGCTACGGCATGCTCGCGCCGTGGGCATGGTCGCGGATGAAGCTCAGCGCCGCGCTCGCCTCGGCCGACGGCGGCGGGGCGCGCTTCGTGGCGCACGAGCTAGCGAGCTTCACGAGCCGCTTCCACAAAGCCGTCGGCGAGGGCGAGATCAAGCTCCACGGCATCGGCCACAGTGCCGGGTCGATCTTCCACAGCTACTTTCTCCCGGCGGCGCTCGACCTCGGCGTACCGTCGTTCGAGACGCTGCATTTCCTCGCCCCGGCCCTCCGGGTGGACGCCTTCAAGGAGCGCCTCGCCGCCCGCCTCGGCGACGGGATCGACCACCTGGGTCTGTTCACGATGACGCGCGAGGCCGAGCGCGACGACCACTGCGCGCACGTCTACCGCAAGTCGCTCCTCTACCTGATCCACCACGCTCTCGAGCGCGAGAAGCGCACCCCGATCCTCGGCCTCGAAGAGAGCCTCCGCGCCGACGACGACCTCGCGGACCTCTTCGGCCTCGGCGGCGCGCCCTCGGACCGGGCCGAGACGGTTTTCTCACCGACCCAGACGATCTCGGGCCGGAGCGCGACCACGGCGACGACGCACGGCGGGTTCGACAACGACGCGCCGACGATGCAGAGCGTGCTCCGCCGCATCCTCGACGCGCCGGCGGGCGAGCCGGTCGCGGCGTTCCCCGCCGAGCAGAGCCGGGGCGACGCGTGGGCGCGCTCCGAGCCGCCCCCGCCCGAACTGCAAGACGTCGGCAGCACGCTCGCGCCGATCCCGCCCCGCCCGCCGGAGCCGGTCCCGTCGGCCGTCCCCGCGACGCCGGGCGTACCGACGGCCGGTGCCCGGCGGCGCGCGCTCTGCGTCGGCATCGACGCCTACTCGAGCCAGCCGCTCGCCGGGTGCGTGGCGGATGCCAGGGCGTGGGCCTCGGCGCTCCGCGACCTCCGGTTCGAGCCCATGCTCCTTCTCAACGAGGCCGCGACGCGCGAGGGCATGTTGGCGAGCCTCGAAGACCTCGTGCGGAGCGGGCAGCCCGGCGACGTGCTCGTCTTCCAGTACGCCGGGCACGGGACCTACTTCCGCGACGAGACCGGCGACGAGCGCGACGGCCGCGACGAAGCCTTCTGCCCCGTCGACTTCGACACCGGCGCGGTGGTCCTCGACGACGAGGTGCGCGAGCTCTTCGCCCAGGTCGCCGACGGGGTCAACCTGACGTGCTTCATCGACTGCTGCCACTCGGGCTCGATCACCCGCCTCGCGCTCCGCGCCGGGCACGACGACCGCCCGCGCACCGTCGCGCCGACGCCCGCGATGCGCGCCTTTCGCGACCGCCTCAAAGCCGAGCAGGGCCGGAGCCGGATCGCCGCCTCCGCCGCTGCGATGCGCGACGTGACCTTCTCCGCCTGCCAGCCCGACGAGGTGGCGTGGGAGCGCGACGGGCAGGGCGACTTCACCCGGCGCGGCGTCCACATTCTGAGCGAACACAGCCTCCGCGAAGGTGGTGGGCTGACCAACCAGGCGTTCCACGACGCCGTGCTCGAGCGCTTCGGGCCGAGCCCGCGCCAGACGCCCTACTTTGACGCCGCCGAGGCTGCGAAGCGGCGTCCCCTGCTCGCGCCGCTCACCGCCTCGCCGGAGCGGTCGGCGCTGCTTGCGACGAACGGGGCCGCGTCCGGCGGAGCCGCGTCCGATCCGCAGGCCGTGGTCCGAGGGCTGCACCGCGCCGTGCAGCAGTTCGAGCGAGCCCTCGCCGCCCTGGACCGCTAG
- a CDS encoding peptidase M4 has protein sequence MDQPTTPTPSTPDASAAQAQSRGLTEDEAGGASAPELAPPWAVCIGEGVRRALRARPYERQRGDPVYRPLRIYTLDAGASRGDAPVARVNVPYEPLAPGPKGQLFEVEETFRTADGLRPQVVDLDAPRVLLESGRTPSPSDPQFHQQMVYAVCTLTYAAFRKALGRDLAWGFDGTPDADGLVRLRLLPHAFEGRNAYYDPEAGTLNFGYFRNAGDARGRNVPGGVTFTCLAHDIVAHEVTHALLDGLRAHFTLPTNPDVLAFHEALADLVAIFQRFGYPEVVRAAIRRARGRPEKSEVLTGLARQLARATGHHAETLRSTVSAERDLPRYREASPAPHARGELLIGAVFEAFLTVFQRKSARLLRLATGGTGILPEGDLPADLVEALADKACALAGQFLTICIRAVDYCPPVDIEFGEFLRAVITADYDLVPDDPWGYREAWIDAFQRRGIYPHGVASLSEDALLWRAPRPGTPPVADLSFGRLAFGASPTQVAGREELEAQATALATYLTGPGRLQALGLAEPGTDASGNVIDPPCIESVRPSRRVGPDGQMIFDLVAEVTQYRTLRGPNGTPMRFYGGATFILGPSGAIRYVVSKDPTSARRLQRQHAFVESDTGQRAWVVRDGRPQSTAHLFRLLHARDTVG, from the coding sequence ATGGACCAGCCGACGACACCGACGCCCTCGACGCCGGACGCGAGCGCGGCCCAGGCCCAGAGCCGAGGGCTGACGGAGGACGAGGCAGGCGGCGCTTCCGCACCCGAGCTGGCTCCGCCGTGGGCCGTCTGCATCGGCGAGGGCGTGCGGCGGGCGCTGCGGGCGCGGCCCTACGAGCGGCAGCGCGGCGACCCAGTCTACCGCCCGCTCCGCATCTACACGCTCGACGCCGGAGCCTCGCGCGGCGACGCCCCCGTAGCCCGGGTCAACGTCCCCTACGAGCCGCTCGCGCCCGGCCCCAAAGGGCAGCTTTTCGAGGTCGAGGAGACCTTCCGCACGGCCGACGGACTGCGGCCCCAGGTGGTTGACCTCGACGCGCCCCGCGTCCTCCTGGAGAGCGGGCGGACGCCCTCGCCCTCGGACCCGCAGTTCCACCAGCAGATGGTCTACGCCGTCTGCACCCTCACCTACGCCGCCTTCCGCAAGGCCCTCGGGCGCGACCTCGCGTGGGGCTTCGACGGCACGCCCGACGCCGACGGCCTCGTCCGCCTCCGGCTGCTGCCCCACGCCTTCGAGGGACGGAACGCGTACTACGATCCCGAAGCGGGGACGCTCAACTTCGGCTACTTCCGCAACGCAGGCGACGCGCGCGGGCGCAACGTCCCCGGCGGCGTCACCTTCACCTGCCTCGCCCACGACATCGTCGCGCACGAGGTCACGCACGCGCTCCTCGACGGCCTCCGCGCCCACTTCACGCTCCCGACCAACCCCGATGTCCTCGCCTTCCACGAGGCTCTAGCCGACCTCGTGGCCATCTTCCAGCGCTTCGGCTACCCCGAGGTCGTCCGCGCCGCGATCCGCCGGGCGCGGGGGCGGCCCGAGAAGTCTGAGGTCCTGACCGGCCTCGCCCGGCAGCTTGCCCGCGCCACCGGCCACCACGCCGAAACGCTCCGCTCCACCGTCAGCGCCGAGCGCGACCTCCCCCGCTACCGCGAGGCCAGCCCCGCGCCGCACGCGCGCGGCGAACTCCTGATCGGGGCCGTCTTCGAGGCGTTCCTGACCGTCTTCCAGCGCAAGTCGGCGCGCCTCCTGCGCCTCGCCACCGGCGGCACCGGCATCCTCCCCGAAGGCGACCTCCCCGCCGACCTCGTCGAGGCGCTCGCGGACAAGGCGTGCGCGCTCGCCGGGCAGTTCCTCACGATCTGCATCCGCGCCGTGGACTACTGCCCGCCCGTCGACATCGAGTTCGGCGAGTTCCTCCGCGCCGTCATCACAGCCGACTACGACCTCGTCCCGGACGACCCGTGGGGCTACCGCGAGGCGTGGATCGACGCCTTCCAGCGGCGCGGCATCTACCCGCACGGCGTGGCGTCGCTCAGCGAGGACGCCCTCCTCTGGCGCGCCCCGCGCCCCGGCACGCCGCCGGTCGCCGACCTCAGCTTCGGCCGCCTCGCCTTCGGCGCGAGTCCGACGCAGGTCGCTGGCCGCGAAGAGCTAGAGGCGCAGGCGACAGCGCTGGCAACGTACCTCACCGGCCCCGGCCGCCTCCAGGCCCTCGGCCTCGCCGAACCCGGCACCGACGCGAGCGGCAATGTGATCGACCCGCCGTGCATCGAGTCGGTCCGCCCGTCGCGGCGGGTCGGGCCGGACGGGCAGATGATCTTCGACCTCGTCGCCGAGGTGACGCAGTACCGGACCCTGCGCGGCCCAAACGGCACACCGATGCGCTTCTACGGCGGCGCGACCTTCATCCTCGGCCCGAGCGGGGCCATCCGCTACGTGGTCTCCAAAGACCCGACGAGCGCGCGCCGCCTGCAGCGCCAGCACGCCTTCGTCGAGAGCGACACCGGGCAGCGCGCCTGGGTCGTCCGCGACGGCCGGCCGCAGTCGACCGCCCACCTCTTCCGCCTCCTGCACGCGCGCGATACGGTGGGCTAG
- the recN gene encoding DNA repair protein RecN, whose product MLRSLHIRDYALIEALEVEFDSGLNIITGETGAGKSILLGALGLILGERASTEAVRAGAKKAVIEGLFDDANEGGLPDLLRSHEIEPFPSGALVVRREVSASHSRAFVNDTPATLAVLRAVAQHVIDLHGQHEHQSLLRTETHLSLLDDFGGLGGLVDAYRAPFEEVARLQRKRADLVRREAELQQQKTLFAFQIDEIDGVAPEADEEEALDAERRILENAETLYEATASLYELLYESEDAIYDRLVVVRNGLRDLARIDETFEATLAEMQAAEIAVEEATKFLQGYNARIEFNPERLEGIRERLGALEGLKRKYGGSLDAVLDHRKEIGATYDLAADFEGSIARIDGQIAEAQAALSEAAYRLSQKRHEVAERIEQMIQHELADLGMPHGQFVVDFSREPDANGWIAWPDGKDTVRLRALPTGADLVEFYITTNVGEAPRPLVKVASGGEVSRIMLALKTILAKSERLPILVFDEIDVGISGEVARRVGESMQRLGAYHQIIAITHLPQIAALGDHHFLVEKHVEDDPEGARTKTTIRRLADEERTREVAALTSGEALSEAALESARELISAGKRSG is encoded by the coding sequence ATGCTTCGCTCGCTCCACATCCGCGACTACGCGCTCATTGAAGCCCTCGAGGTCGAGTTCGACAGCGGGCTGAACATCATCACGGGCGAGACGGGGGCGGGCAAGTCGATCCTCCTCGGCGCGCTCGGGCTGATCCTCGGCGAGCGGGCGTCGACCGAAGCGGTCCGCGCCGGGGCGAAGAAGGCGGTCATCGAGGGGCTGTTCGACGACGCCAACGAGGGCGGCCTGCCGGACCTCCTGCGGAGCCACGAGATCGAGCCGTTCCCGTCGGGCGCGCTCGTCGTCCGGCGCGAGGTCTCGGCCTCCCACAGCCGCGCCTTCGTCAACGACACGCCCGCGACGCTCGCCGTTCTCCGCGCCGTCGCCCAGCATGTGATCGATCTCCACGGGCAGCACGAGCACCAGTCGCTCCTGCGGACCGAGACGCACCTCAGCCTGCTGGACGACTTCGGCGGGCTGGGCGGGCTCGTCGACGCCTACCGAGCGCCCTTCGAGGAGGTCGCCCGGCTCCAGCGCAAGCGGGCCGACCTCGTCCGGCGCGAGGCGGAGCTGCAGCAGCAGAAGACGCTCTTCGCGTTTCAGATCGACGAGATCGACGGCGTCGCGCCCGAGGCCGACGAGGAGGAAGCGCTCGACGCCGAGCGGCGGATCCTCGAAAATGCCGAGACGCTCTACGAGGCCACCGCCAGCCTCTACGAACTCCTCTATGAGAGCGAGGACGCCATCTACGACCGGCTCGTCGTCGTCCGCAACGGGCTGCGCGACCTCGCCCGGATCGACGAGACGTTCGAGGCGACGCTCGCCGAGATGCAGGCGGCCGAGATCGCCGTCGAGGAGGCGACGAAGTTCCTCCAGGGCTACAACGCCCGGATCGAGTTCAACCCGGAGCGGCTCGAAGGCATCCGCGAGCGGCTCGGTGCGCTCGAAGGCCTGAAGCGCAAGTACGGCGGCTCGCTCGACGCCGTCCTCGACCACCGCAAAGAGATTGGCGCGACCTACGACCTCGCCGCCGACTTCGAGGGCAGCATCGCCCGGATCGACGGACAGATCGCGGAGGCGCAGGCGGCGCTCTCCGAGGCGGCCTACCGGCTCAGCCAGAAGCGCCACGAGGTCGCCGAGCGGATCGAGCAGATGATCCAGCACGAGCTGGCCGACCTCGGGATGCCGCACGGCCAGTTCGTCGTCGACTTCAGCCGGGAGCCGGACGCCAACGGCTGGATCGCGTGGCCCGACGGCAAGGACACGGTCCGCCTCCGCGCACTCCCGACCGGGGCCGACCTCGTCGAGTTCTACATCACCACGAACGTCGGCGAAGCCCCGCGCCCGCTCGTTAAGGTGGCGAGTGGCGGCGAGGTCAGCCGGATCATGCTCGCGCTCAAGACGATCCTCGCCAAGAGCGAGCGCCTCCCGATCCTCGTCTTCGACGAGATTGACGTGGGCATCTCGGGCGAGGTGGCGCGGCGCGTGGGCGAGAGCATGCAGCGGCTCGGGGCCTACCACCAGATCATCGCCATCACGCACCTCCCGCAGATCGCTGCGCTCGGCGACCACCACTTCCTCGTCGAGAAGCACGTCGAGGACGACCCGGAGGGGGCGCGCACCAAGACCACGATCCGGCGGCTCGCGGACGAGGAGCGGACGCGCGAAGTGGCCGCGCTCACGAGCGGCGAGGCGCTCAGCGAAGCCGCCCTCGAAAGCGCCCGCGAACTGATCTCGGCGGGGAAGCGGAGTGGCTGA
- a CDS encoding type II toxin-antitoxin system HicA family toxin, with amino-acid sequence MKRNALLKHLRKSGCVLKREGRSHSLWTNPRTGETEAVPRHTEVPNVLARKTCRGLSVSEIGR; translated from the coding sequence GTGAAGCGGAACGCGCTCCTGAAGCACCTGCGCAAGAGCGGGTGCGTTCTCAAACGGGAAGGCCGCAGCCATTCGCTATGGACCAACCCGCGCACCGGTGAGACCGAAGCCGTGCCGCGCCATACCGAAGTGCCGAATGTGCTCGCCCGGAAAACCTGCCGGGGCTTGTCCGTGTCGGAGATCGGACGCTAA
- a CDS encoding type II toxin-antitoxin system HicB family antitoxin, with amino-acid sequence MQHEFTAIIERDGAWFIAYAPEVPGANGQGRTRDEALESLADAIVLILEDRREDGLRGVPDDAERTTVSVAA; translated from the coding sequence ATGCAGCACGAGTTCACGGCCATCATCGAGCGCGACGGCGCGTGGTTCATCGCGTACGCGCCCGAAGTACCCGGCGCCAACGGGCAGGGGCGAACGCGCGACGAAGCGCTCGAAAGTCTCGCCGACGCGATTGTGCTCATCCTGGAAGACCGGCGCGAGGACGGGCTGCGCGGGGTGCCGGACGACGCCGAGCGCACGACGGTCTCGGTGGCGGCGTGA